Genomic segment of Chloroherpetonaceae bacterium:
AGGCTGAACTGGAAATGCAAAAGAAGTGCGACCTCGAGTCGCTCTCGTGGCAGGAAGTTTTTCAAGACAGATATGAACTTTGAATCATTTGGGAGAGGCATCTTCTAAACCCACGTCTTCATTTTCTGTTCTCCCTTCTGCACCTCGTGCGCCTACTATTTCTTCTTCTATCTCTTTAAGCGTTTTGCCATCTTTACTCTTCCACGTCTGTGGACCGCTGACACTGCGTCCAAGTATCACGCAAGCTGCCGCTGACGGAGCATCGAAGATATAATCCTTTTGAAAAATGTATTTGCCAGAGTTGTCGGAACTCTCAGCGAGA
This window contains:
- a CDS encoding DUF4357 domain-containing protein, which produces AMQQENPANLTGLALELNQSGLRAKAIRTDEGFLVLKGSEANHNTACGLQRGYQKLRDRLIALGVLAESSDNSGKYIFQKDYIFDAPSAAACVILGRSVSGPQTWKSKDGKTLKEIEEEIVGARGAEGRTENEDVGLEDASPK